A window of Corallococcus macrosporus DSM 14697 contains these coding sequences:
- a CDS encoding carboxypeptidase regulatory-like domain-containing protein: MRPWRPLRRLAWATLLSGLSSAGCVLLEETPDPSELVCREDSDCAANEVCFPDGCGDPGQDIVVEVTPNPHDGLHAQDFEVDAVRPELNLALFGPATVQGSAARVTAPGGASRPYNEPIHLTARGQSALLPGVTRTFTASLVPVNGSWTLPVGTGTYTVTLEPEDLGLPPVQGHATVEPGGARPLHLELLSPHQVARLDGQVVRQGALLVDAELEAQALNADLSPLSQRVPVSRSTGAFSLALPLEASQRTSLLVRVTAAGDVWVPQKTFTVDPREPLAAPLELGDYGAPVQVSGRILGRDGRPVAQATVSLGGQVGGGGTFQGPMSVTDAEGRFTALTLPSAPGSGLSLVVVPPSGSTAGLTVQPVEVPRTGAVLTDVVCPDRRIVRGTILQTDGASPALGVRVLADPVGQVPGWPRPPAGGESLGTTDDTGGFRLGLDPGIYRMDFIPTENLPRVSRVVTVLPGDDSTEQVLATFPLQRGRTVRGLVSESGLPTPYASVRFYRVANLGGRPSPVLLSQTVSDHLGRYTALLPVR, translated from the coding sequence GTGAGGCCGTGGCGCCCGCTCCGGAGGCTCGCGTGGGCCACGCTGCTGAGCGGGCTCTCCAGCGCGGGCTGCGTGCTGCTGGAGGAGACGCCGGACCCCAGCGAGCTGGTGTGCCGCGAGGACAGCGACTGCGCCGCCAACGAGGTGTGCTTCCCGGACGGGTGCGGCGACCCGGGCCAGGACATCGTCGTGGAGGTGACGCCCAACCCCCATGACGGCCTGCACGCGCAGGACTTCGAGGTGGACGCCGTCCGTCCGGAGCTGAACCTGGCGCTGTTCGGGCCCGCGACCGTCCAGGGCAGCGCGGCGCGCGTCACGGCGCCCGGTGGGGCCTCGCGCCCCTACAACGAGCCCATCCACCTGACGGCCCGCGGGCAGAGCGCGCTGCTGCCGGGCGTGACGCGCACCTTCACCGCGAGCCTGGTGCCCGTGAATGGAAGCTGGACGCTGCCGGTGGGGACCGGGACGTACACCGTGACGCTGGAGCCGGAGGACCTGGGGCTCCCCCCGGTCCAGGGCCACGCCACCGTGGAGCCGGGCGGCGCGAGGCCCCTGCATCTGGAGCTGCTGTCCCCCCACCAGGTGGCGCGGCTGGACGGCCAGGTGGTGCGGCAGGGGGCGCTCCTGGTGGACGCCGAGCTGGAGGCGCAGGCGCTGAACGCGGACCTGTCTCCCCTGTCCCAGCGGGTGCCGGTGTCGCGGAGCACGGGCGCGTTCTCCCTGGCCCTGCCCCTGGAGGCCTCGCAGCGGACCAGCCTCCTGGTGCGCGTGACGGCGGCGGGTGACGTGTGGGTGCCCCAGAAGACGTTCACCGTGGACCCGCGCGAGCCGCTCGCCGCGCCGCTGGAGCTGGGCGACTACGGCGCGCCCGTCCAGGTGTCCGGCCGCATCCTCGGGCGGGACGGCCGGCCGGTGGCCCAGGCCACGGTGTCCCTGGGCGGGCAGGTGGGCGGCGGCGGCACCTTCCAGGGGCCCATGAGCGTCACCGACGCGGAGGGCCGCTTCACGGCGCTGACGCTCCCCTCCGCGCCGGGCAGCGGCCTGTCCCTGGTGGTGGTGCCGCCGTCGGGCTCCACCGCGGGCCTGACGGTGCAGCCGGTGGAGGTGCCGCGCACCGGCGCCGTCCTGACGGACGTGGTGTGCCCGGACCGGCGCATCGTGCGGGGCACGATCCTGCAGACGGACGGCGCCTCCCCGGCGCTGGGCGTGCGCGTGCTGGCGGACCCGGTGGGCCAGGTGCCCGGCTGGCCCCGGCCCCCGGCGGGTGGAGAGTCCCTGGGCACCACGGACGACACCGGCGGCTTCCGCCTGGGGTTGGATCCGGGCATCTACCGCATGGACTTCATCCCCACGGAGAACCTGCCCCGCGTCAGCCGCGTCGTCACCGTGCTCCCCGGCGACGACTCGACGGAGCAGGTGCTGGCCACCTTCCCGCTCCAGCGGGGCCGCACGGTGCGGGGCCTGGTGAGCGAGTCCGGCCTGCCCACGCCCTACGCGTCCGTGCGCTTCTACCGGGTGGCGAACCTGGGCGGGCGCCCGTCCCCGGTGCTGCTGTCCCAGACGGTGTCGGACCACCTGGGCCGCTACACCGCCCTGCTGCCGGTGCGCTGA
- a CDS encoding sigma 54-interacting transcriptional regulator, with protein sequence MASLTVRTPDGKVRAVSLHKRLTSIGRGPDNDIPLEDTSVPASALHVTFDGTRYEVGSLGATFHVNGKKRDAHALSTGDVVRVGHTELIFARDDAPRAAPTPPSPPPRELVRTSNPDSHTSELPGVPGRELLMLRRLTAFSERLLGLYDVERLLEGLMDEAIEVTRADKGFLILMENGEPRVKVARNVSRENIEDAVEKDKLSDSIIAKVVKEQKPLIVADALDSPEFNKSDSVVNLRVHSVMCVPLMQKGDLFGVIYVGNDRLVNRFEPKSANMLTIFAAQASLILQNAMLVSDLKLDNTELRRKLEDHRYGDIVGACQGMRDVYKRIDKIAPTDISVLITGETGTGKELIAREIHRRSPRAKGPFITINCGAIPENLLESELFGHVKGAFTGAVATKAGKFQAAIGGTLFLDEIGEMPLQLQVKLLRALQEKVVYKVGDNRGEPVDIRVVAATNKVLEDEVKKNTFREDLYYRLNVVTLRLPPLRERGEDVVVLGRFFLQKYAREFSSKARGFTPSATVSMRKYGWPGNIRELENRLKKAVVLADKPLLGPDDLDLKPENLEPIMPLLQAKEEFQKRYINEVLARNNGNRTKTAKDLGVDPRTIFRHLEKLEAEKSGRPLPPEEGDELM encoded by the coding sequence ATGGCCAGCCTCACCGTCCGCACCCCCGATGGCAAGGTCCGCGCGGTCTCCCTGCACAAGCGCCTCACCAGCATTGGCAGGGGCCCGGACAACGACATCCCGCTGGAGGACACCTCCGTGCCCGCCAGCGCCCTGCACGTCACCTTCGACGGCACGCGCTACGAGGTCGGCAGCCTGGGCGCCACCTTCCACGTCAACGGGAAGAAGCGCGACGCGCACGCGCTGTCCACCGGGGACGTGGTCCGCGTGGGCCACACCGAGCTGATCTTCGCCCGGGACGACGCCCCCCGCGCGGCGCCCACGCCCCCCTCGCCTCCGCCGCGCGAGCTGGTGCGCACGTCCAACCCGGACTCGCACACCTCGGAGCTGCCCGGCGTGCCCGGCCGCGAGCTGCTAATGCTGCGCCGGCTCACCGCGTTCAGCGAGCGGCTGCTGGGGCTCTACGACGTGGAGCGCCTCCTGGAGGGCCTGATGGACGAGGCCATCGAGGTGACGCGCGCCGACAAGGGCTTCCTCATCCTGATGGAGAACGGGGAGCCGCGCGTGAAGGTGGCGCGCAACGTGTCCCGGGAGAACATCGAGGACGCGGTGGAGAAGGACAAGCTGTCCGACTCCATCATCGCCAAGGTGGTGAAGGAGCAGAAGCCGCTCATCGTCGCGGACGCGCTGGACTCACCGGAGTTCAACAAGAGCGACTCCGTGGTGAACCTGCGCGTGCACTCCGTCATGTGCGTGCCGTTGATGCAGAAGGGCGACCTCTTCGGCGTCATCTACGTGGGCAACGACCGGCTGGTGAACCGCTTCGAACCCAAGAGCGCGAACATGCTCACCATCTTCGCGGCCCAGGCGTCGCTCATCCTCCAGAACGCGATGCTGGTGAGCGACCTCAAGCTCGACAACACCGAGCTGCGCCGCAAGCTGGAGGACCACCGCTACGGCGACATCGTCGGCGCGTGCCAGGGCATGCGGGACGTGTACAAGCGCATCGACAAGATCGCCCCCACGGACATCTCCGTGCTCATCACCGGCGAGACGGGCACCGGCAAGGAGCTCATCGCCCGGGAGATCCACCGCCGCTCGCCGCGCGCCAAGGGCCCCTTCATCACCATCAACTGCGGCGCGATTCCGGAGAACCTGCTGGAGAGCGAGCTGTTCGGCCACGTGAAGGGCGCCTTCACTGGCGCGGTGGCCACCAAGGCCGGCAAGTTCCAGGCGGCCATCGGCGGCACGCTCTTCCTGGACGAGATCGGCGAGATGCCCCTGCAGCTCCAGGTGAAGCTGCTCCGCGCGCTCCAGGAGAAGGTCGTCTACAAGGTCGGTGACAACCGCGGCGAGCCGGTGGACATCCGCGTCGTCGCGGCCACCAACAAGGTGCTCGAGGACGAGGTGAAGAAGAACACCTTCCGCGAGGACCTGTACTACCGCCTCAACGTCGTCACCCTGCGGCTGCCGCCCCTGCGCGAGCGCGGCGAGGACGTGGTGGTGCTGGGCCGCTTCTTCCTCCAGAAGTACGCCCGCGAGTTCAGCTCCAAGGCCCGCGGCTTCACGCCCTCCGCCACCGTCTCCATGCGCAAGTACGGCTGGCCCGGCAACATCCGCGAGTTGGAGAACCGGCTGAAGAAGGCGGTGGTGCTCGCGGACAAGCCGCTCCTGGGGCCGGACGACCTGGACCTCAAGCCGGAGAACCTGGAGCCCATCATGCCGCTGCTCCAGGCCAAGGAAGAGTTCCAGAAGCGTTACATCAACGAGGTGCTCGCCCGGAACAACGGTAACCGCACCAAGACGGCGAAGGACCTGGGCGTGGACCCGCGGACCATCTTCCGGCATCTGGAGAAGCTGGAAGCGGAGAAGTCAGGACGTCCCCTGCCTCCCGAGGAGGGCGACGAGCTAATGTAG
- a CDS encoding tetratricopeptide repeat protein: MPDQPKTDVEKELTELRREIVEARNLVIKSDNLLKNLHAEVKAVGKRHEDFQKRQWLSSAVAYVLFAVIAVGAALMINSARSSSATNERERLEKTVADLTGQLEKQRADTAAHQAVQQEANKVYKMMTNLPGDERLKGIDALVKLDTSRLSNLERQALNDRAAVLRRETGDAAFEQGKIAFRKNEMDGVISNMERFLAMNPPQDQALDASFFLGTAYNNTRNHEKAVPLLARFVEGDRKSKTRDYAMLLLAHSYQEVGQYDKALEIARDAAGTYLNSQYQSQFRGRIATVKRLMNPAPAQATSQPGQ; encoded by the coding sequence ATGCCAGACCAGCCGAAGACGGATGTGGAAAAGGAGCTCACGGAGCTGCGCCGTGAGATCGTCGAGGCACGCAACCTCGTCATCAAGAGCGACAACCTGCTCAAGAACCTCCACGCGGAGGTGAAGGCGGTTGGCAAACGCCACGAAGATTTCCAGAAGCGCCAGTGGCTGTCGTCCGCGGTGGCCTACGTGCTGTTCGCGGTCATCGCCGTGGGCGCCGCGCTGATGATCAACAGCGCGCGCAGCTCCAGCGCCACCAACGAGCGGGAGCGCCTGGAGAAGACGGTCGCCGACCTCACCGGCCAGCTCGAGAAGCAGCGCGCGGACACCGCGGCGCACCAGGCGGTCCAGCAGGAGGCGAACAAGGTCTACAAGATGATGACCAACCTGCCGGGCGACGAGCGCCTCAAGGGCATTGACGCGCTGGTGAAGCTGGACACGTCGCGGCTGAGCAACCTGGAGCGCCAGGCCCTCAATGACCGCGCCGCCGTGCTGCGCCGGGAGACGGGCGACGCCGCGTTCGAGCAGGGGAAGATCGCCTTCCGCAAGAACGAGATGGACGGCGTCATCTCCAACATGGAGCGCTTCCTGGCCATGAACCCGCCCCAGGACCAGGCGCTGGACGCGTCCTTCTTCCTGGGCACGGCCTACAACAACACCCGCAACCACGAGAAGGCGGTCCCGCTGCTCGCCCGCTTCGTGGAGGGCGACCGCAAGTCCAAGACGCGCGACTACGCCATGCTGCTGCTGGCGCACTCCTACCAGGAGGTCGGCCAGTACGATAAGGCGCTGGAGATCGCCCGTGACGCGGCCGGCACCTACCTCAACAGCCAGTACCAGTCGCAGTTCCGGGGCCGCATCGCCACGGTGAAGCGCCTGATGAACCCGGCCCCCGCGCAGGCCACCAGCCAGCCCGGCCAGTAG